From the Perca flavescens isolate YP-PL-M2 chromosome 21, PFLA_1.0, whole genome shotgun sequence genome, one window contains:
- the si:dkey-121b10.7 gene encoding heparan sulfate glucosamine 3-O-sulfotransferase 6, producing MWHVSCVVSPCSGLRLMGCSKWRAAFNFGHLRVQSKLSVFFTMILLFTYLFYCLNGYCDSLPRPVYDQQSHFENKILLNDGHEASSPQQQQLGAHNASQVVREQLSDLSNSDAPSNNISIANNFGSKKFPQAIIIGVKKGGTRALLEFLRIHPDVRAVGSEPHFFDRFYEKGLDWYRNLMPRTLEGQITMEKTPSYFITKEAPRRVFSMSRHTKLIVVVRDPVTRAVSDYTQTLSKSPGLPSFQSLAFRNATTGLIDTSWSAVRIGIYAKHLENWLRFFPLSRLLFVSGERLVTDPAGEMGRVQDFLGLKRVVTDKHFYFNQTKGFPCLKKPEGSSRPRCLGKSKGRPHPQISSEVLHRLRDFYRPFNLKFYQMTGHNFGWD from the exons ATGTGGCATGTTTCCTGCGTTGTGTCCCCGTGCTCAGGATTGCGACTCATGGGATGTAGTAAATGGAGAGCTGCGTTCAACTTTGGACACCTGAGGGTGCAGTCCAAGCTGTCCGTCTTCTTTACCATGATCCTTCTCTTCACTTACCTCTTTTACTGCCTCAACGGATACTGTGACTCGTTGCCCAGGCCGGTATATGACCAACAAAGtcattttgaaaacaaaatccTCTTAAACGATGGACACGAAGCGTCGtcgccgcagcagcagcagctcggcGCGCATAACGCGTCTCAGGTTGTCCGGGAACAGCTGTCGGACCTGTCGAACAGCGACGCTCCATCTAACAACATCTCTATAGCGAATAATTTCGGCAGCAAAAAGTTCCCTCAGGCCATCATCATCGGGGTGAAGAAAGGTGGCACCCGGGCTCTGCTGGAGTTCCTGCGCATCCATCCGGACGTGAGAGCCGTCGGCTCCGAGCCGCACTTTTTTGACCGCTTCTACGAGAAGGGACTGGACTGGTACAG GAACCTGATGCCTCGTACTCTGGAGGGTCAGATCACCATGGAGAAGACGCCCAGTTACTTTATCACCAAAGAAGCCCCTCGCCGCGTCTTCTCCATGAGCCGGCACACCAAGCTCATCGTGGTGGTGCGTGACCCCGTGACCCGGGCTGTTTCTGATTACACCCAGACTCTGTCCAAGTCCCCCGGGCTCCCGTCCTTCCAGAGCCTGGCCTTCCGAAATGCTACCACAGGCCTCATTGACACATCTTGGAGTGCCGTGCGCATCGGCATCTACGCCAAGCACCTAGAGAACTGGCTGCGCTTCTTCCCGCTCTCACGCCTCCTCTTTGTCAGCGGCGAGCGCCTTGTGACGGACCCAGCAGGCGAGATGGGCCGGGTTCAGGACTTCCTGGGACTCAAACGGGTGGTAACAGACAAGCACTTCTACTTCAACCAGACCAAAGGTTTCCCCTGCCTAAAGAAGCCCGAGGGGAGCAGCAGGCCGCGCTGCCTGGGGAAGTCAAAGGGCAGGCCCCATCCCCAGATCTCCTCTGAGGTCCTGCATAGGCTCAGAGACTTCTACAGACCCTTCAATCTAAAGTTTTACCAAATGACCGGACACAATTTTGGTTGGGACTGA